Proteins found in one Triticum aestivum cultivar Chinese Spring chromosome 4D, IWGSC CS RefSeq v2.1, whole genome shotgun sequence genomic segment:
- the LOC123096004 gene encoding cathepsin B-like protease 2 yields MGGRGRLPCAARRRRPLRRRCCPAVGAAKAEHSLGIIQKDIIQTVNKHPNAGWTAGHNPYFANYTIEQFKHILGVKPTPPGLLAGVPIKTHPESVGLPKEFDARTQWSSCSTIGNILDQGHCGACWAFAAVEALQDRFCIHLNMSVTLSVNDLLACCGFLCGSGCNGGYPISAWRYFRRSGVVTEECDPYFDQTGCQHPGCEPAYPTPKCQRKCKVENQVWKENKHFSVNAYRVHSNPHDIMAEVYKNGPVEVAFTVYEDFAHYKSGVYKHITGGVMGGHAVKLIGWGTSDAGEDYWLLANQWNRGWGDDGYFKIIRGKNECGIEGDVTAGMPSTKNTARNNDVAFGTAVL; encoded by the exons ATGGGGGGGCGCGGGCGTCTCCCTTGCGCtgctcgccgccgtcgtcctctccgccgtcgctgcTGCCCCGCAG TCGGAGCAGCCAAGGCAGAGCATTCCCTAGGAATCATCCAG AAAGACATCATTCAGACGGTCAACAAGCATCCCAATGCCGGGTGGACGGCTGGACACAACCCCTACTTCGCAAACTACACT ATTGAGCAATTCAAGCATATCCTGGGAGTGAAGCCAACGCCTCCGGGTTTGCTCGCTGGTGTTCCGATCAAAACCCATCCAGAATCAGTGGGTCTCCCCAAGGAGTTTGACGCTAGAACTCAATGGTCCAGTTGCAGCACAATTGGGAACATACTTG ATCAA GGTCACTGTGGTGCCTGTTGGGCCTTTGCTGCCGTGGAAGCTCTCCAGGATCGTTTCTGTATTCATCTCAACATG AGCGTCACACTTTCGGTCAATGACCTACTGGCTTGCTGTGGTTTTCTATGTGGTAGCGGTTGTAATGGAGGATATCCTATCAGCGCATGGCGCTACTTCCGTCGCAGTGGCGTCGTCACTGAGGAG TGCGATCCATACTTCGATCAGACTGGTTGCCAGCATCCTGGATGCGAGCCAGCTTATCCTACACCAAAATGTCAAAGGAAATGCAAGGTGGAGAACCAAGTGTGGAAGGAAAATAAGCATTTCAGTGTTAACGCGTACAGAGTACATTCCAATCCCCATGATATCATGGCAGAGGTCTACAAAAATGGCCCTGTAGAAGTTGCTTTCACCGTTTATGAG GACTTCGCACACTACAAGTCAGGAGTGTACAAGCACATCACAGGTGGCGTGATGGGAGGTCACGCCGTCAAGTTGATCGGTTGGGGAACCAGTGATGCTGGCGAGGATTACTGG CTTCTTGCAAATCAGTGGAACAGAGGCTGGGGTGAT GACGGATACTTCAAGATCATAAGGGGCAAGAATGAATGTGGTATCGAAGGAGATGTTACTGCCGGTATGCCCTCGACAAAGAACACGGCCAGAAACAATGATGTCGCCTTTGGAACAGCCGTACTTTGA